A genomic segment from Desulfonatronum lacustre DSM 10312 encodes:
- a CDS encoding tRNA (5-methylaminomethyl-2-thiouridylate)-methyltransferase → MTQSYHALALYSGGLDSILAMKTVLDQGLRVLGLHFCSPFFGHPDKIEHWQRIYGLEIHPVDVHQTFIDILRQGPRFGYGKVLNPCVDCKITMLSHARSLMDQYGARFLISGEVLGQRPMSQRRDTLNLISKQAEVRDLLLRPLCAGHMPSTPMEEEGLVDRTRLHSISGRGRKDQLRLAESYGLAEIPTPAGGCLLAEQESAKRFWPVLTRIPEPSPHDFALANMSRQYWNDGLWMMVGRNKSNNDALARMAQAEDLLFKTADVQGPLALGRRKPGIIWTEEDIRRAATFVAGFTAKKRPPGQTPLIRVTSSGQSSTLECPAESPSETGWAEFTWDRTKREKQDWIDANSPS, encoded by the coding sequence ATGACCCAATCCTACCACGCCCTGGCCCTCTACTCCGGAGGCCTGGACAGCATCCTGGCCATGAAGACCGTGCTCGACCAGGGACTGCGGGTCCTTGGCCTGCATTTCTGTTCCCCGTTTTTCGGCCATCCGGATAAAATCGAACATTGGCAACGCATTTATGGGCTGGAAATCCACCCCGTGGACGTGCACCAAACGTTTATCGACATTTTGCGCCAAGGCCCGCGCTTCGGCTACGGCAAGGTGCTCAACCCCTGCGTGGACTGCAAGATCACCATGCTCTCCCATGCCAGGTCGTTGATGGACCAGTACGGCGCCCGGTTTCTGATCAGCGGCGAAGTCCTGGGCCAGCGGCCCATGTCCCAGCGCCGGGACACCTTGAACCTGATCAGCAAGCAGGCCGAGGTCCGCGACCTGTTGCTGCGTCCGCTTTGCGCCGGGCATATGCCCTCCACGCCCATGGAGGAGGAAGGCCTGGTGGACCGCACCCGGCTGCATTCCATTTCCGGCCGCGGACGCAAGGACCAGCTCCGTCTGGCCGAATCTTACGGACTGGCCGAAATCCCCACTCCGGCCGGCGGCTGCCTGCTGGCGGAACAGGAATCCGCCAAACGATTCTGGCCGGTCCTGACCCGCATTCCCGAGCCGTCCCCGCACGACTTCGCCCTGGCCAACATGTCCCGGCAATACTGGAACGACGGACTTTGGATGATGGTCGGCCGCAACAAGTCGAATAACGATGCCCTGGCGCGCATGGCCCAGGCCGAGGATCTGCTGTTCAAGACCGCGGACGTCCAAGGCCCCCTGGCCCTGGGCCGTCGCAAGCCGGGCATAATCTGGACCGAGGAGGATATCCGCCGGGCCGCGACCTTCGTGGCCGGCTTCACCGCGAAAAAACGCCCCCCTGGACAAACTCCCCTGATTCGCGTCACCAGTTCCGGCCAATCCTCCACCCTGGAATGCCCCGCCGAATCCCCGTCCGAAACCGGCTGGGCGGAGTTCACCTGGGATCGGACCAAACGAGAAAAGCAGGACTGGATCGACGCCAATTCCCCGTCCTAA
- a CDS encoding calcium/sodium antiporter, protein MDTLLNIGLIVISAALLWKGAELIVDSAAAIARRWGISELVIGLTIVAAGTSAPEFLVTVTAAYQGLPAIALSNVLGSNIFNLGLILGLVAMIRPIPTHPTLLYRDGGLLLGLTIAIMTMIYLDILGRWSGMILLGGLVGYTTLLFVRAPKEIARIAMDSGTQAGEGTSGENGQEKKVAWRTYLLLLTGFIGVALGGRIMVQAATELALVLGVSQWTIGVTIVAAGTSLPELATCLAASLKGRNDMILGNLLGSDIFNFAGVLGLTMLLRPLHAPENALLSMLLLNAMMLLVLLFIRSNWGISRTEGALLICMALARWGVDISGA, encoded by the coding sequence ATGGACACCCTCCTCAACATCGGCCTGATCGTGATCAGCGCCGCGCTGCTCTGGAAAGGGGCGGAGCTGATCGTGGACAGCGCCGCGGCCATTGCCCGGCGCTGGGGCATTTCCGAGCTGGTCATCGGCCTGACCATCGTCGCCGCCGGAACCTCGGCTCCGGAATTCCTGGTCACCGTGACCGCCGCGTATCAGGGCTTGCCCGCCATTGCCCTTTCCAACGTCCTGGGGTCCAACATTTTCAACCTGGGCCTGATCCTCGGCCTAGTGGCCATGATCCGCCCCATTCCAACCCACCCTACCCTGCTCTACCGGGACGGAGGCCTGTTGCTGGGCCTGACCATTGCGATCATGACCATGATTTACCTGGATATTCTGGGAAGGTGGTCGGGCATGATCCTGCTGGGCGGCCTTGTCGGCTACACAACGCTGCTCTTCGTCCGCGCACCGAAGGAGATTGCCCGGATCGCGATGGATTCCGGAACCCAGGCTGGGGAAGGAACGAGTGGAGAGAACGGCCAAGAGAAAAAGGTCGCCTGGCGAACCTACCTGCTGCTTCTGACGGGCTTCATCGGCGTGGCCCTGGGCGGCAGGATCATGGTCCAGGCGGCCACGGAACTGGCCCTGGTCCTGGGAGTGAGTCAATGGACCATCGGCGTGACCATCGTCGCCGCCGGAACCTCCCTGCCGGAGCTGGCCACCTGTCTGGCCGCCTCGCTCAAGGGCCGCAACGACATGATCCTGGGGAACCTGCTGGGCAGCGACATTTTCAACTTCGCCGGAGTCCTGGGCCTGACCATGCTCCTGCGCCCCCTCCATGCCCCGGAAAACGCCCTGCTCTCCATGCTCCTGCTCAACGCCATGATGCTCCTGGTCCTGCTCTTCATCCGCAGCAACTGGGGCATCTCCAGAACAGAGGGAGCGCTACTGATCTGCATGGCCCTGGCCCGCTGGGGCGTGGATATTTCAGGCGCGTGA
- a CDS encoding type II toxin-antitoxin system HipA family toxin, translating into MGRRKLSRELSVWMNGLRVGTLRRHSSGKLEFAYHEHWMRENSARPLSLSMPLRAEPYSGEVVENYYDNLLPDNQAVRRHLQRKFQTPSDNSFDLLSHIGRDCIGAVQLCPIERDPPPVHDIDATPVTDDQIAGILSNSRIMPLGISGEDDFRISLAGAQDKTALLHHDGKWHRPHGSTPTTHILKLPIGRLEHQNIDLSDSVENEWLCHQIIKEFGLPVAEASMRQFAGVNALVIKRFDRRASEDQSWIVRLPQEDMCQALGVAPALKYESDGGPGIENIMKLLLGSSRSFADRKTFLTANFLFWLLAAIDGHAKNFSIYIQTGGIYHLTPLYDIISAYPCLAKRNLEERKIKMAMAVRGANRQYHWFKILNRHWISTAKTCHFPTDEMEAIISEILQRLDGVIASVARQVPTDFPSSVAEPIFNGLLHARDRFIRNRNCNYSA; encoded by the coding sequence ATGGGGCGCCGCAAGCTTTCGAGGGAACTCTCCGTCTGGATGAATGGTCTCCGGGTGGGGACGCTCAGGCGTCATTCGAGCGGCAAGCTCGAATTTGCCTATCATGAACACTGGATGCGCGAAAATTCAGCACGGCCCCTGTCGCTTTCAATGCCGTTGCGAGCAGAGCCGTATTCCGGGGAAGTGGTGGAAAATTATTATGACAATCTCCTCCCGGACAACCAGGCCGTCAGGCGTCATCTCCAACGGAAATTCCAGACTCCCTCGGACAACAGCTTTGATCTGCTGTCGCATATCGGGCGTGACTGTATCGGTGCGGTCCAACTCTGTCCGATCGAAAGAGACCCTCCACCAGTCCATGACATTGACGCCACTCCTGTCACCGATGATCAGATAGCCGGGATACTCAGCAACAGCCGGATCATGCCGCTCGGCATTTCCGGCGAGGATGATTTCCGGATATCACTGGCTGGAGCGCAGGATAAAACAGCGTTGCTCCATCACGATGGAAAATGGCATCGTCCCCATGGCTCAACTCCGACCACCCATATCCTGAAGCTGCCGATCGGCCGCCTCGAACATCAAAACATCGACTTGTCCGACAGTGTGGAAAATGAATGGCTTTGCCATCAAATCATCAAGGAATTCGGGCTCCCGGTTGCCGAAGCAAGCATGAGGCAGTTTGCGGGCGTAAACGCTCTTGTCATCAAACGGTTCGACAGGAGGGCGTCAGAGGATCAGTCCTGGATCGTCCGGTTGCCTCAGGAGGACATGTGTCAGGCGCTGGGCGTCGCTCCAGCTCTCAAATACGAAAGCGACGGCGGGCCGGGTATTGAAAACATCATGAAGCTGCTCCTCGGATCATCCAGAAGTTTTGCGGACAGAAAAACATTCCTCACGGCGAATTTCCTCTTCTGGTTGTTGGCCGCGATCGATGGGCATGCCAAAAATTTCAGCATTTATATTCAGACGGGAGGGATTTACCACCTCACTCCACTCTACGACATCATTTCCGCGTATCCCTGTCTTGCGAAACGGAATCTGGAGGAACGCAAAATAAAAATGGCCATGGCTGTGCGCGGAGCAAATCGCCAGTATCATTGGTTCAAAATTCTGAACAGGCATTGGATCAGTACAGCTAAAACCTGCCACTTTCCCACGGATGAGATGGAAGCAATCATCTCGGAAATACTCCAACGACTGGATGGCGTGATTGCAAGTGTTGCTCGGCAAGTACCAACCGATTTCCCGAGCAGTGTGGCGGAACCAATATTCAACGGACTGCTGCACGCCCGGGACAGGTTCATTCGAAACAGAAATTGTAACTATTCAGCATAG
- a CDS encoding helix-turn-helix domain-containing protein — protein MGSPSSQKIIALRLATVLITGVAFLDFASRFLPEEPSPPVSGRPRAKSFAAGRGRCTPGRACSGSNGSPLHFLTALTIFYIYIKKRINFIYNLKHYSTAMQTRIKVTSAESLGASLRALRKGKGLNQTEAGKPAGVNQVTVSSIERGIPTRVDTLFRLLAALDLELVIQPRAKPDEDAW, from the coding sequence TTGGGATCACCCTCGAGTCAAAAAATCATCGCTCTAAGGCTCGCCACCGTTCTTATCACGGGAGTCGCCTTTCTGGATTTTGCCTCACGCTTCCTGCCGGAGGAGCCAAGTCCTCCAGTTTCAGGGCGTCCACGTGCCAAATCCTTCGCTGCGGGTCGCGGGCGGTGCACGCCGGGACGGGCCTGCTCCGGATCCAACGGATCTCCACTTCATTTCTTAACAGCATTGACAATATTTTATATTTATATCAAAAAAAGAATAAATTTTATTTATAACTTGAAACACTATTCAACAGCCATGCAAACACGAATCAAGGTCACCTCGGCAGAGTCTCTTGGAGCATCGCTCAGAGCCCTGCGCAAGGGCAAGGGGCTGAACCAGACTGAAGCCGGGAAACCGGCGGGCGTGAATCAAGTCACCGTGTCGAGCATCGAACGAGGAATTCCGACCAGGGTGGATACGCTTTTTCGACTTCTTGCAGCCCTCGATCTGGAGCTGGTGATTCAGCCGAGGGCAAAGCCGGATGAGGATGCATGGTGA
- a CDS encoding PLP-dependent aminotransferase family protein yields MTASAIREILKVVSQPGMISLAGGIPAPESFPIHLMPRLTEAVLSRYGASALQYGTTEGFGPLRENLSVLLKTMHIDADADDILVTSGSQGLLDMIGMILISEGDAIAVESPTYLGALQAFRPYAPRFVTMESDDEGLIPEALEETLQRTKIKFIYLVPTFQNPSGRTLPFARRLEIARLIRKYDVVLVEDDPYSALRYQGTDVPSIKSLAPEKVVYAGTFSKVFSPGLRIGYCAAPKPIQQWLVVAKQGIDLHTSTFCQALAAEYIVGGHMTRHLPRIIDLYHPRQTAMLAALSRHMPDGYHWTRPEGGMFVWLQGPCGIDTEKLNEQTIARNVAFVPGKFFFADPDQGAHAMRLNFTNSDETTLEKAVAILADAARTASDPTEC; encoded by the coding sequence ATGACCGCCAGCGCCATTCGCGAGATCCTCAAGGTGGTCTCCCAGCCGGGGATGATCTCCCTGGCCGGCGGCATTCCGGCTCCGGAGAGTTTTCCGATCCATCTGATGCCTCGGTTGACGGAAGCGGTCTTGTCCCGCTACGGCGCGTCGGCCCTGCAGTACGGAACCACCGAGGGCTTCGGACCGCTGCGCGAAAACTTGAGCGTCCTGCTCAAAACAATGCACATCGACGCTGATGCCGACGACATCCTGGTGACCAGCGGTTCCCAGGGCTTGCTGGACATGATCGGGATGATCCTGATTTCGGAGGGTGATGCGATAGCGGTCGAATCGCCGACCTATCTGGGTGCGCTGCAGGCTTTCCGGCCCTACGCACCCCGGTTCGTGACCATGGAAAGCGACGATGAAGGCTTGATCCCTGAAGCGCTTGAAGAAACACTGCAACGCACCAAAATCAAGTTCATCTATCTGGTGCCCACGTTCCAGAACCCGAGCGGTCGTACGCTTCCTTTTGCTCGACGCCTGGAGATCGCGCGTCTGATCCGCAAATATGATGTCGTATTGGTCGAGGACGATCCCTACAGCGCGCTGCGCTACCAGGGAACGGACGTGCCTTCGATCAAAAGCCTGGCGCCCGAGAAAGTCGTCTACGCCGGCACCTTTTCGAAAGTCTTTTCTCCCGGCTTGCGCATCGGCTACTGCGCGGCCCCCAAGCCGATACAACAATGGCTGGTCGTGGCGAAACAGGGAATCGACCTGCACACGAGCACGTTTTGTCAGGCGCTGGCCGCCGAGTATATCGTCGGCGGGCATATGACGCGCCACCTGCCGCGCATCATCGACCTGTACCACCCCCGACAGACCGCCATGCTCGCCGCCCTTTCGCGACACATGCCCGACGGATACCACTGGACACGGCCCGAGGGGGGCATGTTCGTCTGGCTGCAAGGGCCTTGCGGGATCGATACCGAGAAGCTCAACGAACAGACCATTGCTCGAAACGTGGCGTTCGTCCCCGGAAAATTCTTCTTTGCCGACCCCGATCAAGGCGCGCACGCCATGCGTCTGAACTTCACCAATTCTGACGAAACCACGCTGGAAAAAGCCGTCGCCATCCTGGCCGACGCAGCACGAACCGCTTCCGATCCAACTGAGTGTTGA
- a CDS encoding PLP-dependent aminotransferase family protein, with amino-acid sequence MPEFRYLTLADEIEHSIRCGTYHAGERLPSIRKWRAKTQLSISTICQALLELERRGMIASRPKSGYFIRPLREQILPPPQTRQTETKPGSVTINNLAFAILEAMGDPEILQLGGSVMSPELMPGKALARCVKSVSQDRLAGLIAVYEHPMGHLGLRRCLAQCYTALVNGIQAEDILITNGCFEAVATCLRAVAEKGDVIVVESPTFPWYLQLIEDLGMLALEIPTDPTDGIDLSALKSALDHNSVKAAVFNSNFQNPLGFVPPDDKKRALVRLFNERQIPIIEDDIYGELYFGRSRPSTLKSFDTRGLVLYCSSFSKTLAPGLRVGWCMPGRFLEKVRRLKLYLSISSPTLTQEAVYRYLSQDVFERHLRKLRTKLQRQMADMTLAVARHFPKGTRISAPQGGLTIWVQLDRRVDSLELFRRALKTGIAVLPGIICANTDAYRHCIRISCGLPFDEYLDNGVRNLGTIIAETISVKPASVGS; translated from the coding sequence GTGCCGGAATTTCGCTATCTGACGCTGGCAGATGAAATCGAACACAGCATCCGCTGCGGGACCTATCACGCCGGCGAACGGCTGCCCTCAATTCGAAAGTGGCGCGCCAAAACGCAGCTGAGCATTTCCACCATCTGCCAGGCTTTGCTCGAACTGGAGCGGCGCGGCATGATCGCCTCTCGCCCCAAATCCGGGTACTTCATCCGACCGCTACGCGAGCAGATCCTGCCGCCGCCGCAGACACGCCAGACGGAAACCAAACCCGGCAGCGTGACCATCAACAATTTGGCGTTCGCCATCCTGGAAGCGATGGGCGATCCGGAGATCCTGCAACTGGGGGGATCGGTGATGTCGCCCGAGCTGATGCCGGGCAAAGCCCTGGCCCGATGCGTGAAATCCGTCTCCCAGGACCGTTTGGCAGGTTTGATCGCGGTCTACGAACACCCCATGGGGCACCTGGGATTGAGGCGATGCCTGGCGCAATGCTATACGGCCCTGGTCAACGGTATTCAGGCCGAAGACATCCTGATCACCAACGGGTGTTTCGAAGCAGTGGCCACCTGCCTGCGGGCGGTGGCCGAAAAAGGGGACGTCATCGTCGTTGAATCGCCGACATTCCCCTGGTACCTGCAACTGATCGAGGATTTGGGCATGCTGGCCCTGGAGATTCCTACGGATCCCACCGATGGAATTGATCTTTCGGCCCTGAAATCGGCGCTGGACCACAACTCCGTAAAAGCCGCCGTCTTCAACAGCAATTTCCAGAATCCACTGGGGTTCGTGCCGCCGGACGACAAAAAACGCGCGCTGGTGCGTCTGTTCAACGAGCGGCAAATCCCCATTATCGAGGATGACATTTACGGGGAACTCTACTTTGGCCGGTCGCGACCGTCGACCTTGAAGTCCTTCGACACCAGGGGACTGGTGCTCTACTGCAGCTCGTTCTCCAAGACTCTGGCCCCGGGCCTACGCGTGGGCTGGTGCATGCCGGGCCGATTTCTGGAAAAAGTGCGGCGTCTGAAACTGTACCTTTCCATCTCGTCGCCGACCCTCACCCAGGAAGCGGTCTACCGCTATCTGAGTCAAGACGTCTTTGAACGACATCTGCGCAAGCTGCGGACCAAGCTGCAGCGCCAGATGGCCGACATGACTCTCGCCGTGGCGCGCCATTTCCCAAAGGGAACCCGCATCTCCGCGCCGCAAGGGGGCCTGACCATCTGGGTGCAGCTCGACAGAAGGGTCGACAGCCTCGAACTCTTCCGCCGGGCGTTGAAAACCGGCATCGCCGTTCTGCCCGGCATCATCTGCGCCAACACCGATGCCTACCGCCACTGCATCCGCATCAGTTGCGGACTGCCTTTCGATGAATATCTCGACAACGGCGTGCGCAACCTGGGAACGATCATCGCGGAAACCATCAGCGTGAAGCCCGCATCCGTCGGTTCATGA